In Harpia harpyja isolate bHarHar1 chromosome 18, bHarHar1 primary haplotype, whole genome shotgun sequence, a single genomic region encodes these proteins:
- the NEXMIF gene encoding neurite extension and migration factor, translating to MDDQQEQDCASEDQETILINGVKENESHALDGDERPCTAAEAAVTFSALTTAQKENHPCHRALPPLTSKKPCLLSPPSPLRLTDVPEHASDDSSAHAISLTSCVTKGMSSWSLPGDCEKAPFTMMEPGGMSALTGDCLMQPSRTCLGCFIESKDGIDAEPGISLKVGDINRDYDTCSVSDIGIHCMSTGETMRYGDQLLSDQLLSFPMHKSRAADKRDAEKSDSDSEDPTQKNYYEGLLLDKCNGEEPLLTNPNQEWGYFESFISESKIELLDLCSKNELSVNLFSEEDVDNYMFDDDDSTLGSDVCSLKIRYESFQDNVREKTTALQEDAQFNFFPSVFSNCTKRDSRSTLKRGPGGATDPSQFKSEEGIIWGEEEEDGEEEDGEEEEKAALNKSCNSTEMVQYVGSKRSHFLDSVNSTEDSGEFSDDSTCTESSYDVLRDIKDCSRYLSRDHSGSFIQQNYGLRAKRKVRYSDDYLYDVDSIENEKILDKKEWLPDGPKEEDDDEWCPKKRRKVSRKEPPVIIKYIIINRFKGEKHMLVKLSKVDANETTVTLNEELLSKYKKLAPLKGFWQERQQSRLDLLRSSLYHKQNFYLNGSDASFLPHPRKRKCKLANRHRIQRIKAIEQSVNKLGSCSSDHKQPCSSKEDVGLKGLPALAIATPSCANGLHVHDITGIAAVKCKSQEREHKGTERKVLRRIKFKSEARLKCKKIKAATSTAEGSPALENEDSAARLKDENVPCASDSSHLPECHEDKVAKNSPFLPSTSSSDKPLPSANITTNVPLIPGGYLQTLLDASDLSSNTGISYFAQHPSEQQQQHPLPSIVPAEKPFPALQPAQSCVLSPPSESELQQSPGHLEMEQSSFSSMWPASKAAGSNRQDFPGDLREAAGLPSEFGGGGGAAGADGLPASGYTQVNLNSSKLLYQKNYMPDSQQVQSDDSYQSCHFNNGEGRFHFQRGTLSTDDGRLISFDSVGSLSVSSSNYSSLSLKSCEKDGEDDINDDFLAHCSPKLVIQQSIDEITPLKESTDLLDISNFTPDKFRQSSLSEMSPPDTPNLSPQIAGSDAKPLGTLKGFQESPQAALNSTEKVKWNCGVLQTEDQADNGFALNNHQFQFHMFNDEDSVSLLEKSPCLSTFNEPSGQISTNSKVSKSKRKSSSSKNVGTNQSSSQKATRKKSPKTNKGTDKPQGKNSRQAPKSARKGKNAAGVNGEKAPAVGSRAVNQLSNVATATKGLAESAQHCSPAGVKLGKHNGLSGEWGLGKEGGTGWSEPSLGNTTSLLDDDQREFEEPSNILSNIASGMADVQRFMMASIEPLWGPVGHNSVPDIFRSPESNSLKLKTLKILAGTSQESKKKANGGSPGAAKNHKSNNKGSSKNGKAATCDPGRPNCSTGYTTDIHAPFFDKNYSNLSTLGNNGPTHKKLYRHKSSSKSLRDENCKIKRTDREQPHKDPPVTAAFEKLRESDSILLKAETTFLGFPVFEEETPFSRKTVDVCFFFFLRLGFFSRRFLFEICLVVC from the exons ATGGATGACCAACAAGAGCAGGATTGTGCCTCAGAAGACCAAGAAACTATCCTGATTAATGGGGTGAAAGAAAATG AATCGCACGCCCTGGACGGCGATGAGAGGCCTTGCACCGCCGCTGAGGCCGCGGTCACGTTCTCAGCCTTGACGACAGCTCAGAAGGAAAACCACCCGTGCCACCGGGCGCTGCCTCCCCTGACTTCAAAGAAGCCCTGCTTGCTGAGCCCCCCGTCGCCTCTGAGGCTCACGGATGTACCCGAGCACGCCTCGGATGACTCCTCCGCCCACGCCATCTCCCTCACGTCCTGCGTGACAAAGGGCATGAGCTCCTGGTCGCTGCCGGGCGACTGCGAGAAGGCTCCCTTCACCATGATGGAGCCCGGAGGCATGTCGGCGCTGACGGGCGACTGCTTGATGCAGCCGAGCCGGACCTGTCTGGGCTGCTTTATTGAATCAAAGGACGGCATTGATGCGGAGCCGGGAATAAGCTTGAAAGTGGGGGATATAAATAGGGATTATGACACCTGTTCGGTCTCTGATATAGGGATTCACTGCATGAGCACAGGAGAAACCATGAGATACGGGGATCAACTGCTTTCAGACCAGCTTTTAAGCTTCCCTATGCATAAATCGAGGGCAGCGGACAAAAGAGATGCAGAAAAATCTGACAGTGATTCAGAGGACCCCACTCAGAAAAATTATTACGAGGGATTACTATTAGACAAATGCAATGGTGAGGAACCTTTACTAACAAATCCCAACCAGGAATGGGGCTATTTTGAATCTTTCATTAGTGAAAGTAAAATTGAGCTGCTTGACCTCTGCTCCAAAAATGAGCTTTCTGTAAATCTGTTTTCCGAGGAAGACGTGGATAATTACATGTTCGATGACGACGATTCCACCTTGGGAAGCGATGTCTGCTCCCTAAAGATTAGGTACGAATCTTTCCAGGACAACGTGCGGGAGAAGACCACCGCCCTACAAGAGGATGCCCAGTTCAACTTCTTCCCCAGCGTGTTCAGCAACTGCACCAAAAGGGACAGTAGGAGCACCCTGAAAAGGGGGCCCGGCGGTGCCACCGACCCTTCTCAATTCAAATCTGAGGAAGGCATCatctggggggaggaggaggaggatggcgaGGAAGAGgacggcgaggaggaggagaaagctgcCTTAAATAAATCTTGCAACAGCACGGAGATGGTGCAGTACGTGGGCTCCAAGAGGAGCCACTTCTTGGACTCGGTGAATTCCACGGAGGACTCCGGGGAGTTCAGCGATGACAGCACTTGCACAGAGTCCTCCTACGACGTGCTGCGGGATATCAAGGACTGCAGCCGGTACCTGTCCCGGGACCACTCTGGCTCCTTCATTCAGCAGAACTATGGGTTGCGGGCGAAGAGGAAAGTGCGATACAGCGACGACTACCTGTACGACGTGGACTCCATCGAGAATGAGAAGATCCTGGACAAGAAGGAGTGGCTCCCGGACGGGCCCAAGGAAGAGGACGATGACGAGTGGTGTCCCAAGAAACGGCGAAAAGTCTCTCGCAAGGAGCCCCCTGTTATCATCAAGTACATCATCATTAACAGGTTTAAAGGGGAGAAGCATATGCTGGTGAAGCTCAGCAAAGTGGATGCCAACGAGACAACTGTTACCCTGAACGAGGAGCTGCTCAGCAAATACAAGAAGCTGGCCCCACTGAAGGGCTTCTGGCAAGAGAGGCAGCAGAGCCGGCTGGATTTGCTCAGATCGTCTCTCTACCACAAGCAGAATTTCTATCTTAACGGCTCAGATGCTTCATTCCTCCCTCACCCACGGAAGCGAAAATGCAAGCTAGCAAACAGGCACCGGATTCAAAGAATTAAAGCCATCGAGCAATCAGTGAACAAGCTGGGCTCTTGCTCCTCTGATCACAAGCAGCCTTGCAGCAGTAAAGAGGACGTGGGCCTGAAAGGGCTGCCGGCGTTAGCCATCGCCACCCCCAGCTGTGCCAACGGATTACACGTACACGACATCACGGGCATCGCCGCCGTGAAATGCAAATCGCAGGAACGAGAGCACAAGGGGACGGAGAGGAAAGTGCTCCGCAGAATCAAATTCAAAAGTGAAGCCAGGTTGAAGTGCAAGAAGATCAAAGCTGCTACCAGTACGGCGGAGGGCTCCCCGGCGCTGGAAAACGAGGACTCTGCAGCGCGTCTGAAGGACGAAAACGTTCCTTGTGCTTCAGACAGCTCCCATCTCCCGGAGTGCCACGAGGATAAGGTTGCTAAAAATTCTCCTTTCCTACCATCCACCTCCTCTTCAGACAAGCCTCTGCCATCTGCTAATATCACCACCAATGTACCCCTGATCCCCGGAGGGTATCTGCAGACGTTGTTAGATGCTTCTGATTTGTCGAGCAACACCGGTATCTCATACTTCGCCCAGCACCCCtccgagcagcagcagcagcacccgctCCCCAGCATCGTCCCGGCGGAAAAGCCCTTCCCGGCTCTGCAGCCGGCGCAGAGCTGCGTGCTCTCCCCGCCCTCCGAGTCGGAGCTGCAGCAGTCACCCGGCCACTTGGAGATGGAGCAGAGCAGCTTCAGCAGCATGTGGCCCGCCAGCAAGGCCGCCGGCAGCAACCGCCAGGACTTCCCCGGTGACCTGCGGGAGGCAGCCGGGCTGCCGAGCGAgttcggcggcggcggcggtgccgcgGGCGCAGACGGCCTCCCCGCCTCTGGATACACTCAAGTCAATCTGAATAGCAGCAAATTGCTATACCAAAAAAATTACATGCCGGATAGCCAACAAGTGCAGTCTGATGATTCTTATCAGTCATGTCATTTTAATAATGGAGAGGGGCGCTTTCATTTCCAACGAGGTACACTAAGTACAGATGATGGCAGGCTCATTAGTTTTGATTCAGTGGGTTCATTGTCAGTTAGTTCTAGCAATTACAGTTCTTTAAGTTTAAAGTCTTGTGAAAAGGACGGCGAGGATGATATTAATGATGATTTCTTGGCCCACTGCAGTCCCAAGCTAGTGATCCAGCAGAGCATAGATGAAATCACCCCTTTGAAGGAGTCCACGGACCTTTTAGACATTTCCAACTTCACGCCTGATAAGTTCCGCCAGTCATCGCTTTCGGAGATGTCCCCTCCGGACACTCCCAACCTGTCCCCGCAGATAGCTGGCTCCGACGCCAAGCCTCTGGGCACCCTGAAGGGCTTTCAGGAGAGCCCCCAGGCCGCCCTCAACAGCACTGAGAAGGTCAAGTGGAACTGTGGGGTCCTGCAGACCGAGGATCAGGCAGATAATGGGTTTGCTTTAAATAATCACCAGTTCCAGTTCCATATGTTCAACGATGAAGATTCTGTCAGCCTCCTCGAAAAGAGTCCATGCTTGTCAACATTTAATGAGCCATCTGGTCAAATTAGCACCAATAGCAAAGTGTCAAAATCGAAGAGGAAAAGTTCATCCAGCAAGAATGTGGGTACAAACCAAAGCTCTTCCCAGAAAGCCACCCGGAAAAAATcacccaaaaccaacaaaggaACCGATAAGCCGCAAGGGAAAAACTCCAGGCAGGCGCCCAAATCCGCCAGGAAGGGGAAGAACGCGGCGGGAGTCAACGGCGAGAAGGCTCCGGCTGTTGGCAGCAGGGCGGTCAACCAGCTGAGCAACGTGGCCACCGCCACCAAGGGCCTCGCCGAGAGCGCTCAGCATTGCAGCCCGGCCGGGGTGAAACTGGGCAAGCACAACGGGCTCTCCGGAGAGTGGGGgctgggaaaagaggggggcACGGGCTGGTCGGAACCCAGCCTGGGCAACACCACCAGCCTCCTGGACGACGATCAGAGGGAGTTCGAGGAACCTTCCAACATCCTGTCCAACATCGCGTCGGGAATGGCGGATGTCCAGAGGTTTATGATGGCCTCCATCGAGCCCTTGTGGGGGCCTGTTGGCCACAACAGCGTTCCAGACATATTCCGGTCACCGGAGTCCAACAGCCTGAAACTGAAAACTCTAAAAATTTTGGCAGGGACGTCCCAAGAGTCGAAGAAGAAGGCGAACGGCGGCTCGCCGGGCGCGGCGAAGAACCACAAGTCAAACAACAAGGGCTCAAGCAAAAACGGCAAAGCCGCAACCTGCGACCCCGGTCGCCCCAACTGCTCAACCGGGTACACCACGGACATTCACGCTCCCTTTTTTGATAAAAACTATAGTAACCTGAGCACTTTAGGCAATAACGGACCTACCCATAAAAAACTCTACCGTCATAAATCCAGTTCGAAATCGCTGAGGGATGAGAACTGTAAAATAAAGCGGACGGACCGCGAACAGCCCCACAAGGACCCCCCCGTGACAGCTGCTTTTGAGAAACTGAG GGAATCAGACTCCATTCTTCTTAAAGCAGAAACAACATTTTTGGGTTTTCCTGTATTTGAAGAAGAGACTCCCTTTTCTAGAAAGACGGttgatgtttgtttcttttttttccttcggttggggtttttttcccgtCGGTTCCTTTTCGAAATCTGCCTTGTGGTATGTTGA